A window from Candidatus Binataceae bacterium encodes these proteins:
- the dapF gene encoding diaminopimelate epimerase has translation MASLEFTKMHGCGNDYIYIVALRARPADPAGLSRRLSDRHLGVGGDGLIMLAPSAVGDFRMEMYNADGSRGDMCGNGIRCLARLAYERGFVRKNPMAVETDAGLKTVHLQVAKGQVQSATVDMGEPILDGRRIPVAADGRIIDYPLEVGGRTERITCVSMGNPHCVVFVNDDSVFRLDGFEFARLGRRFENHAFFPKRVNTEFILPVSRNHLRMRVWERGSGETLACGTGACAALVAAVLTGRAERKATVELRGGNLEIEWPDKGEGKSAVYMTGEAITVFDGQVELGDAEMVPARV, from the coding sequence ATGGCGTCGCTCGAATTCACCAAGATGCATGGCTGCGGCAACGACTACATTTATATTGTTGCGCTCAGGGCGCGTCCCGCCGACCCGGCCGGGCTCTCCCGGCGCCTTTCCGATCGCCACCTGGGCGTGGGCGGAGACGGATTGATCATGCTCGCTCCGTCGGCGGTCGGCGACTTTCGGATGGAGATGTACAACGCGGACGGAAGCCGCGGCGACATGTGCGGAAATGGCATCCGATGCCTCGCGCGCCTCGCCTACGAGCGCGGCTTCGTGCGCAAGAACCCGATGGCGGTGGAGACCGACGCGGGTCTCAAAACCGTCCACCTGCAAGTCGCCAAGGGCCAGGTGCAGAGCGCGACGGTGGACATGGGCGAGCCGATCCTGGATGGCCGCCGGATTCCTGTGGCCGCCGATGGTCGCATCATCGACTATCCGCTGGAAGTGGGCGGTCGGACCGAAAGGATAACCTGCGTGTCGATGGGCAATCCGCATTGCGTCGTATTTGTGAACGACGACTCCGTATTCAGACTGGATGGGTTCGAATTTGCACGGCTCGGCCGTCGCTTCGAGAATCACGCTTTCTTTCCCAAGCGCGTCAACACGGAGTTCATCCTGCCCGTCTCGCGCAACCATCTCAGGATGCGGGTGTGGGAACGTGGCTCCGGGGAAACCCTCGCTTGTGGTACCGGCGCGTGTGCGGCGTTGGTCGCGGCGGTGCTGACCGGACGCGCCGAGCGCAAGGCGACCGTAGAGCTGCGCGGAGGTAACTTAGAAATCGAATGGCCGGATAAGGGCGAGGGGAAGAGTGCCGTCTACATGACCGGGGAGGCCATCACGGTGTTCGACGGGCAAGTCGAGCTGGGCGACGCTGAGATGGTCCCCGCACGCGTCTAG
- the argF gene encoding ornithine carbamoyltransferase yields MSAVAAQRKRAAEGQVGAEPPAKRDFLEMSSLTEGELSGLLALAARFKAELKSGIEHPYLRGRTLAMIFQKPSLRTRISFETGMAQLGGHAIYLGPNDIGIGERESAKDVARNLSRWVDLIMIRTFSHDTCLELAREASVPVINALTDRLHPCQLLADLQALQEHFGRDLRKLRIAFVGDGFNLAHSWIEAASLIGFELRLGIPQGYEPEKSYMARFRREEHGILTHDPVEAVKDADVIYTDTWTSMGQEKEAAKRRRDFRDFQVNDALLAHAARHALVMHCLPAHRGEEITDAVLDGPRSIVLDQAENRLHAQKAVMVWLKRPEILEHTALTHGA; encoded by the coding sequence ATGAGTGCCGTGGCAGCGCAGCGTAAACGGGCCGCCGAGGGGCAGGTCGGTGCCGAGCCACCTGCCAAACGCGATTTTCTGGAGATGAGTTCGCTGACCGAGGGCGAGCTCAGCGGGCTTTTGGCGCTGGCGGCGCGGTTCAAGGCCGAACTCAAATCCGGCATCGAGCATCCCTATCTGCGCGGCCGCACGCTCGCCATGATCTTCCAGAAACCTTCGCTGCGCACCCGGATCAGCTTCGAAACCGGCATGGCGCAACTTGGTGGCCATGCAATTTACCTGGGCCCGAACGATATCGGCATCGGCGAGCGTGAATCGGCCAAGGACGTCGCGCGCAATCTGTCGCGCTGGGTCGACCTCATCATGATTCGGACCTTTTCCCACGACACCTGCCTGGAACTGGCGCGCGAGGCATCGGTGCCGGTCATCAACGCGCTCACCGATCGGCTGCATCCCTGCCAGTTACTCGCGGACCTGCAGGCGCTCCAGGAGCATTTCGGGCGCGATCTCCGAAAGTTGCGCATCGCGTTCGTCGGTGACGGATTCAACCTTGCACACAGCTGGATCGAGGCGGCGTCCCTCATCGGTTTCGAGCTGCGCCTTGGCATTCCGCAAGGCTACGAGCCCGAGAAAAGCTACATGGCCCGCTTTCGGCGCGAGGAACACGGGATCCTTACCCATGATCCCGTCGAAGCGGTCAAGGATGCCGATGTGATCTACACCGACACCTGGACCTCGATGGGTCAGGAGAAGGAAGCTGCCAAGCGCCGGCGCGACTTTCGCGACTTTCAGGTCAACGACGCTCTGCTGGCGCACGCCGCGCGCCATGCGTTGGTCATGCACTGCCTGCCCGCGCATCGCGGCGAGGAAATAACCGATGCGGTGCTCGATGGGCCGCGCTCGATCGTTTTGGACCAGGCCGAAAACCGGTTGCATGCGCAGAAAGCGGTCATGGTGTGGCTTAAGCGGCCCGAGATTCTGGAGCACACCGCGCTGACGCACGGCGCGTAA
- a CDS encoding argininosuccinate synthase, with translation MASENIKKVVLAYSGGLDTSVILRWLKDRFACEVIAYCADVGQAEETAGLEQKALGTGASKFILADLREEFAGDFVFPMMRANAVYEGYYLLGTSIARPVIAKKQAEIARAEGADAVAHGATGKGNDQVRYELSLARLAPELKIIAPWRRADWTFQGRADMIAYADEKRIPISASKEKPYSMDRNLVHVSYEGGILEDPWREPYNDMFQLTVSPEDAPSRPEHVEIEYLAGNPVAINGEVLSPAKIIERANEIGGRHGIGRVDMVENRYVGIKSRGVYETPGVTLLTHGHRAVEQLTLDREVLHLRDSLIPRYAEMVYYGYWFAPEREAVQALIDEAQRDVTGTARLKLYKGAVTIAGRKSPNSLYDPAMASFEEAGGYQQSDAEGFIRLAGTRLRALARVRAAARKATKGN, from the coding sequence GTGGCAAGCGAAAATATCAAAAAAGTGGTGCTCGCCTATTCGGGGGGACTCGATACCTCGGTCATCCTGCGCTGGCTTAAAGATCGCTTTGCATGTGAGGTCATCGCGTATTGTGCCGATGTTGGCCAGGCGGAGGAGACCGCAGGCCTCGAGCAAAAGGCGCTCGGTACGGGAGCGAGCAAGTTCATACTTGCCGATCTGCGCGAGGAATTCGCCGGCGACTTCGTGTTTCCGATGATGCGGGCGAACGCGGTGTACGAAGGCTACTACTTGCTGGGTACTTCCATCGCCCGACCGGTCATCGCCAAGAAACAGGCTGAGATCGCGCGCGCCGAGGGCGCGGATGCAGTCGCGCACGGCGCGACCGGCAAGGGCAACGACCAGGTTCGCTATGAACTGAGCCTGGCGCGCCTGGCGCCCGAACTTAAGATCATCGCGCCGTGGCGAAGGGCGGACTGGACCTTTCAGGGCCGCGCCGACATGATCGCCTACGCCGATGAGAAGAGGATTCCCATCTCCGCGAGCAAGGAGAAGCCCTACTCGATGGATCGGAACCTCGTTCACGTGAGCTACGAGGGCGGAATCCTCGAAGACCCCTGGCGAGAGCCGTACAACGACATGTTCCAGCTGACCGTGTCTCCCGAGGATGCACCGAGTCGACCCGAACACGTCGAAATCGAGTACCTTGCAGGTAACCCGGTCGCGATAAATGGCGAGGTTCTGTCGCCGGCGAAAATAATCGAACGCGCGAACGAAATCGGCGGTCGCCACGGCATCGGGCGGGTGGACATGGTCGAGAACCGCTATGTTGGGATAAAATCGCGCGGGGTGTACGAAACTCCCGGAGTCACGCTGCTGACGCATGGGCATCGCGCAGTCGAGCAATTGACGCTCGATCGTGAGGTGCTGCATTTACGCGATTCATTGATTCCGCGCTACGCTGAGATGGTGTACTACGGGTACTGGTTCGCGCCGGAGCGCGAGGCGGTGCAGGCGCTGATCGATGAAGCGCAGCGCGATGTGACCGGCACCGCGCGACTCAAGCTGTACAAGGGCGCGGTCACGATCGCGGGCCGCAAGTCGCCGAATTCGCTGTACGATCCGGCGATGGCGAGTTTCGAAGAGGCCGGCGGTTACCAGCAATCCGACGCCGAGGGATTCATTCGCCTCGCCGGCACTCGGCTGCGCGCGCTGGCCCGGGTCCGCGCGGCCGCCCGCAAGGCGACCAAGGGGAACTGA
- the argH gene encoding argininosuccinate lyase — MKGKSPARPNLIRGRFARGRLPEVEAFTASLPFDRRLYRHDILGSIAHARMLARVGLIRSSEGRAIERGLGQIEQEIESGKFRFVTSDEDIHLAIERRLIAKIGEAGRKLHTARSRNDQVALDLRLYLRDEIQNVDELIRVLRASLIRVARRNLDTTMPGYTHLQRAQPVSLAHHVLAYVEMLERDRERFAQALARTNVMPLGAGALAATTLPIDRKMVARDLGFKQLAHNSMDAVSDRDFAVDFLSAAALLAVHLSRMSEELILWTSSEFGFAVLPDEFSTGSSMMPQKKNPDLAELIRGKTGRVIGDLMAMLITLKGLPLAYNSDLQEDKERVFDALDTIKPALDLMAKLWTALRFDRAAMRRAAGGFALATDLAEYLVARGVPFREAHEIIGALVRETADSGRTFEELTLAELRRYSHAFAADALDLLDADHSVARRTVTGGPAPRTIEKRIKELDR, encoded by the coding sequence ATGAAGGGCAAGTCGCCAGCGCGCCCCAATTTAATCCGCGGCCGGTTCGCGCGCGGGCGTTTGCCCGAAGTCGAGGCCTTCACCGCTTCTCTGCCGTTCGACCGCCGTCTCTATCGCCACGACATCCTTGGTTCGATCGCCCATGCCCGCATGTTGGCGCGCGTCGGCCTGATCCGCTCCTCCGAGGGGCGCGCGATTGAGCGCGGTCTTGGGCAGATCGAGCAGGAAATCGAATCCGGGAAATTTCGCTTTGTCACCTCCGACGAAGACATCCACCTCGCGATCGAGCGACGCCTGATCGCGAAAATCGGGGAAGCCGGGCGCAAGCTCCACACCGCGCGCTCGCGCAACGACCAGGTCGCGCTCGACCTGCGTCTCTATTTGCGCGACGAAATCCAAAACGTCGATGAACTGATCCGGGTCCTGCGCGCATCGCTGATTCGGGTCGCGCGGCGCAACCTCGACACCACCATGCCCGGGTATACCCATCTACAGCGCGCGCAGCCGGTTTCGCTGGCGCATCATGTGCTGGCCTACGTCGAAATGCTGGAGCGCGACCGCGAGCGCTTTGCCCAGGCGCTGGCACGCACCAACGTGATGCCGCTGGGGGCGGGCGCGCTGGCTGCCACCACTCTCCCGATCGATCGGAAAATGGTCGCGCGTGACCTGGGGTTCAAGCAGCTCGCGCACAACAGTATGGACGCGGTCTCCGATCGCGACTTCGCGGTCGATTTTCTCTCGGCCGCAGCGCTCCTCGCGGTCCACCTGTCGCGGATGAGCGAGGAGCTCATTCTGTGGACCTCTTCCGAATTCGGCTTCGCCGTGCTGCCCGACGAATTCTCCACCGGCAGCTCGATGATGCCGCAGAAGAAGAACCCGGACCTCGCGGAACTCATTCGCGGCAAGACCGGCCGCGTCATCGGCGATCTGATGGCCATGCTCATCACCCTCAAGGGCCTTCCGCTCGCCTATAACTCCGATTTGCAGGAGGACAAGGAGCGGGTCTTCGATGCACTCGACACCATCAAGCCGGCGCTCGACCTGATGGCGAAGTTGTGGACCGCACTGCGCTTCGATCGTGCCGCGATGCGCCGGGCCGCGGGTGGATTTGCACTCGCGACCGATCTCGCCGAGTACCTAGTCGCGCGGGGCGTGCCCTTTCGCGAAGCGCACGAGATCATCGGCGCGCTGGTGCGGGAAACCGCCGACTCCGGGCGCACCTTCGAGGAGCTAACCCTGGCCGAGCTGCGGCGCTATTCGCACGCGTTTGCCGCCGATGCGCTGGACCTGTTGGATGCGGACCATTCGGTCGCACGCCGAACCGTGACCGGCGGGCCCGCGCCGCGGACGATTGAGAAGCGGATCAAGGAACTCGATCGATGA
- a CDS encoding acetylornithine transaminase, with the protein MNNAEIVDLTHRNLVDIYGCLPIALARGQGSWLEDADGNRYLDFFCGLAVTNLGHSHPRLVRAVREQAERLMHVSNIFHTEPTARLAAYLASRFGDGRVFFGNSGAEANEAAIKLARRWGHKDGGGRYEIIAALGSFHGRTLATLSATGQEKYHQGFQPLVPGFRMAPFDDLAGLERSVSDNTVAVMLEPIQGEGGVVVPQADYLKRVREFCDRNHLLMILDEIQVGVGRTGKFFGYEHTGVRPDIVTLAKALGGGLPLGAMIAKSDVAASLTPGSHGTTFGGNPVSCAAGLAMVETIDEERVLENATRLGAAMLERLREIAKTCERIMEVRGLGMIIGVVLKHDARPVVDACLKERLLVNGTAGNVLRLLPPLNLSRADAERGLAIVERALRTAPLPS; encoded by the coding sequence ATGAACAACGCTGAAATCGTCGATCTGACGCATCGCAACCTGGTCGACATCTATGGCTGTCTGCCTATTGCTCTGGCCCGCGGTCAGGGTTCCTGGCTCGAAGACGCCGACGGCAATCGTTACCTCGATTTCTTCTGCGGTTTGGCGGTTACCAACCTCGGCCATTCGCACCCGCGCTTGGTGCGTGCCGTCCGCGAGCAGGCCGAGCGTCTCATGCATGTGTCCAACATCTTCCATACCGAGCCAACTGCCCGCCTGGCCGCGTACCTGGCGTCGCGCTTCGGCGACGGTCGCGTATTCTTCGGTAACTCCGGCGCCGAGGCCAACGAGGCGGCCATCAAGCTGGCGCGGCGTTGGGGCCACAAGGACGGCGGGGGACGGTACGAAATCATCGCCGCGCTCGGCTCATTCCACGGGCGCACGCTCGCCACGCTGAGCGCCACCGGCCAGGAGAAATATCATCAGGGTTTTCAGCCCCTGGTCCCCGGCTTCCGGATGGCGCCCTTCGATGACCTCGCGGGGCTCGAGCGCTCAGTGAGCGACAATACCGTCGCCGTAATGCTCGAACCGATCCAGGGCGAAGGCGGCGTGGTCGTTCCCCAAGCGGATTACCTCAAGCGGGTGCGGGAGTTCTGCGATCGCAACCATCTCCTGATGATTCTCGACGAGATCCAGGTTGGGGTCGGCCGGACCGGCAAGTTCTTCGGGTACGAACATACCGGTGTCAGACCGGACATTGTCACCCTCGCCAAGGCGCTCGGTGGCGGGTTGCCGCTCGGCGCAATGATCGCCAAGAGCGACGTCGCCGCGAGCCTGACCCCTGGAAGCCACGGGACTACGTTCGGCGGGAACCCCGTGTCGTGCGCGGCCGGACTTGCGATGGTCGAGACCATCGACGAGGAGCGGGTGCTTGAGAACGCAACCCGGTTGGGCGCTGCGATGCTGGAGCGCCTGCGCGAGATCGCGAAGACCTGCGAGCGGATCATGGAGGTACGCGGCCTGGGAATGATCATCGGCGTAGTGCTCAAGCACGATGCGCGCCCGGTCGTCGATGCGTGTCTCAAGGAGCGGTTGCTGGTCAACGGGACTGCGGGCAACGTGCTAAGGCTGCTGCCCCCGCTCAATCTCTCGCGTGCCGACGCGGAGCGGGGCCTCGCGATCGTGGAACGCGCCTTGCGCACTGCACCGCTACCCTCATGA
- the dapA gene encoding 4-hydroxy-tetrahydrodipicolinate synthase: MFHGALTAIITPFRDGAVDEAALRELVEWQIQSGIDGLVPCGSTGESATLSHAEHERVIKITIEQTRKRVPVVAGTGSNSTAEAIRLTASAREMGADGALLISPYYNKPTQDGIYKHYKMVAASVDLPIFAYNIPGRTGSNVAPETFARLAEIKNIIGVKEASGSTEQTSDILRLTNGKFTVLSGDDALTVPLMAVGAKGVIATIGNAMPREIHELAAAGLAGDFERARQLHYKMLPLMRTLFIETNPICIKQALAFMGKCCNELRMPLVPMTAPAAEKLKAAMKELRLI, from the coding sequence ATGTTCCACGGTGCATTGACAGCGATCATTACGCCGTTTCGCGATGGCGCGGTCGATGAAGCCGCACTGCGCGAGTTAGTCGAATGGCAAATTCAGAGCGGCATCGACGGGCTGGTGCCGTGCGGTTCCACGGGAGAATCCGCGACCCTGAGCCACGCCGAGCACGAGCGGGTTATCAAAATCACCATCGAGCAAACCCGAAAGCGGGTACCAGTCGTCGCCGGAACTGGCTCCAATTCAACCGCGGAAGCGATTCGCCTGACCGCTTCAGCCCGCGAGATGGGGGCTGACGGTGCGCTGCTGATTTCGCCTTATTACAACAAACCCACCCAGGACGGCATCTACAAGCACTACAAGATGGTCGCGGCCAGCGTCGACTTACCGATCTTCGCCTATAACATCCCGGGCCGCACCGGCTCGAACGTCGCGCCCGAGACCTTCGCGCGCCTGGCCGAGATCAAGAACATCATCGGCGTGAAGGAAGCATCCGGCTCGACGGAGCAGACCTCCGACATCTTGCGCCTCACCAACGGCAAGTTCACGGTCCTCTCGGGCGACGACGCGCTCACCGTCCCGCTGATGGCCGTCGGCGCCAAGGGCGTGATTGCCACGATCGGCAACGCGATGCCGCGCGAGATTCACGAACTGGCGGCAGCGGGGCTGGCCGGAGACTTCGAACGGGCGCGCCAGCTGCACTACAAGATGCTGCCGCTGATGCGCACCCTGTTCATCGAAACCAACCCCATCTGCATCAAGCAGGCCCTCGCTTTCATGGGCAAGTGCTGCAACGAACTACGCATGCCTCTGGTCCCGATGACCGCGCCCGCCGCTGAAAAACTGAAGGCGGCGATGAAAGAATTGCGGCTGATCTGA
- the hslV gene encoding ATP-dependent protease subunit HslV — translation MPTPGRDEQSKIRSTTILSVRHDGKVVMAGDGQVSVGQTIMKRGARKVRRLHENRVLAGFAGSTADALTLFDKFESKLQEFNGVLRRAAVEIAKDWRTDRVLRRLEAMLVVADRESSLLISGAGDVIEPDDGIVAIGSGGNYALAAARALLRNSSAMTARQIAEASMKVASEICVYTNDQFVIEEL, via the coding sequence GTGCCCACCCCCGGCCGTGACGAGCAATCCAAAATCCGTAGCACGACCATTCTGAGCGTTCGTCACGACGGCAAAGTGGTGATGGCGGGTGACGGGCAAGTCAGCGTCGGCCAGACCATCATGAAACGGGGGGCGCGCAAGGTGCGCCGCCTGCACGAGAATCGGGTGCTGGCGGGGTTTGCCGGTTCGACGGCCGATGCGCTCACGCTGTTCGATAAATTCGAAAGTAAACTGCAGGAGTTCAACGGAGTCTTGCGCCGCGCGGCCGTCGAGATTGCCAAGGACTGGCGAACCGATCGGGTGCTGCGCCGGCTCGAGGCGATGCTGGTGGTCGCCGACCGCGAAAGTTCGCTGCTGATTTCCGGTGCAGGCGACGTTATCGAACCCGACGACGGCATCGTCGCGATCGGCTCCGGGGGCAACTACGCGCTGGCCGCCGCCCGCGCGCTGTTGCGAAACAGCTCCGCTATGACCGCGCGGCAGATCGCGGAAGCCTCGATGAAGGTCGCGTCCGAGATCTGCGTCTACACCAACGATCAATTCGTCATCGAGGAGCTGTAG
- the lysA gene encoding diaminopimelate decarboxylase — protein MNYFEYKHDQLYAEDIPIAELARRFGTPFYVYSARTLKRHFRVFDEAFAGTDHLTCFAMKALSNLSILKLFASMGAGFDIVSVGELMRCLRVGADPGKIVFSGVGKTDEEIAAALTAGILMINVESRPELHHISEVAGRMKCRAPVSLRVNPDLDPGTHPHISTGHRDSKFGVPLAQVHEYYAEARGLPNLELVGLSTHIGSQITDTAPFNEAAEKVKAIVGGLRSAGMALKYLDLGGGLGIPYQEEPPAPAEYARVLLKSIRDLGLKIITEPGRVIVGNAGIFVTRVLYVKETDVKRFIVIDGAMNDLIRPVLYEAYHEIRPVDRRNPGKPVVADVVGPVCESGDFLARERELPEPKTGDLLAVMSAGAYGFVMASNYNSRPRAAEILVDDTDAHLIRERDTFEDLIRGEKIIELRSR, from the coding sequence ATGAACTATTTCGAATACAAGCACGATCAACTCTACGCCGAGGACATTCCGATAGCTGAGCTGGCCAGGCGCTTCGGCACGCCCTTCTATGTCTACAGCGCACGCACGCTCAAGCGCCATTTCCGGGTGTTCGATGAGGCTTTCGCGGGCACCGATCATCTGACCTGTTTCGCCATGAAGGCGCTCTCGAACCTGAGCATCCTGAAGCTGTTCGCTTCGATGGGTGCCGGATTCGACATCGTGTCGGTCGGCGAGTTGATGCGCTGTCTGCGGGTCGGAGCGGACCCAGGAAAAATAGTGTTTTCCGGGGTCGGCAAGACCGACGAAGAAATCGCGGCCGCCCTCACTGCCGGCATCCTGATGATTAACGTTGAGTCGCGGCCGGAACTGCATCACATCAGCGAAGTCGCTGGACGCATGAAGTGTCGCGCACCGGTGAGCCTGCGCGTCAATCCCGACCTCGATCCGGGAACCCATCCGCACATCTCCACCGGCCATCGTGACAGCAAGTTCGGCGTACCGCTGGCGCAGGTACACGAGTACTATGCGGAAGCGCGCGGGCTCCCGAACCTCGAACTGGTGGGCTTGAGCACGCATATCGGCTCGCAGATCACCGACACGGCACCGTTCAACGAGGCAGCCGAAAAGGTGAAGGCGATCGTGGGTGGATTGCGCTCGGCCGGGATGGCGCTCAAGTACCTCGATCTCGGCGGCGGCCTGGGGATTCCTTACCAGGAAGAGCCGCCCGCCCCCGCCGAATACGCCAGGGTGCTGCTCAAGTCGATCCGAGATCTGGGACTCAAGATAATCACCGAACCCGGCCGCGTGATTGTGGGGAACGCGGGCATCTTTGTCACCCGGGTCCTGTACGTCAAAGAAACCGACGTGAAGCGCTTCATCGTGATCGATGGAGCGATGAACGACCTGATTCGGCCGGTGCTGTACGAGGCTTATCACGAGATTCGGCCGGTCGATCGCCGCAATCCGGGCAAACCAGTGGTTGCCGACGTGGTCGGACCGGTGTGCGAAAGCGGTGATTTCCTGGCGCGCGAGCGGGAACTGCCGGAGCCGAAAACCGGCGACTTGCTGGCGGTGATGAGCGCCGGTGCCTACGGCTTTGTGATGGCATCGAACTACAACAGCCGTCCGCGCGCCGCAGAGATCCTGGTCGATGACACCGACGCGCACCTGATTCGCGAGCGCGACACTTTCGAGGATCTCATCCGCGGTGAGAAGATCATCGAGTTGCGGAGCCGGTGA
- the argB gene encoding acetylglutamate kinase, with product MKDLIQRAEVLIEALPYIRRFRGKTIVIKYGGHAMLSEDLRLSFAEDVVLLDLVGMNPVIVHGGGPQITELIGKLGLKSKFVRGMRVTDEATMEAAEMVLQRINKDIVALISRHGGRAVGLSGKDGDLIVSRKMRVVVRDDNGRKSTLDIGLVGEVDAINPDVITTLEAANFIPVIAPTGVGRDGQTYNINADVAAGEIAAALKAEKLILLSDVEGVKDREGRLLSTLDAPEARRMIARDVIHEGMIPKVECCIDALQKGVAKTHIIDGRVRHAVLLEIFTRLGVGTEVVRRRARVSDLAPGRRQKA from the coding sequence GTGAAAGATCTCATTCAACGAGCCGAGGTTCTGATCGAAGCGCTGCCCTACATTCGGCGCTTTCGCGGCAAGACCATCGTCATCAAGTATGGCGGCCACGCCATGCTCAGCGAAGATCTGCGTCTCAGCTTCGCCGAGGACGTAGTCCTGCTCGACCTGGTCGGCATGAATCCGGTCATCGTGCATGGCGGGGGCCCGCAAATCACCGAGCTGATCGGCAAGCTCGGGCTCAAGTCGAAGTTCGTGCGCGGCATGCGGGTTACTGACGAGGCGACCATGGAAGCGGCCGAGATGGTCCTGCAACGCATCAACAAGGACATCGTGGCGCTGATCTCGCGGCACGGTGGCCGCGCGGTCGGACTCTCGGGCAAGGACGGCGACCTGATCGTCTCGCGCAAGATGCGAGTGGTGGTGCGCGATGACAATGGCCGCAAGAGCACGCTGGATATCGGCCTGGTCGGCGAAGTGGACGCGATAAACCCCGACGTTATCACCACGCTGGAGGCCGCGAATTTCATCCCGGTCATCGCGCCGACCGGCGTCGGCCGTGACGGGCAGACTTACAACATCAATGCCGACGTGGCCGCGGGCGAAATCGCCGCCGCGCTCAAGGCCGAGAAACTCATTCTGCTCAGCGACGTCGAGGGAGTGAAAGACCGCGAGGGGCGCCTGCTCTCGACGCTCGATGCCCCTGAAGCGCGCAGAATGATCGCGCGCGACGTGATTCACGAAGGCATGATTCCCAAGGTGGAATGCTGTATCGATGCGCTCCAAAAGGGCGTCGCCAAAACCCACATTATCGACGGCCGCGTGCGGCACGCGGTGCTGCTCGAGATCTTCACCCGGCTCGGGGTCGGCACCGAAGTGGTGCGGCGCCGTGCCCGCGTGTCCGATCTCGCACCCGGACGCCGGCAAAAGGCCTGA
- the hslU gene encoding ATP-dependent protease ATPase subunit HslU produces the protein MDVPQVMTPREIVSELDRYIVGQGDAKRAVAIALRNRWRRQNVAPELRDEIAPKNILMIGPTGVGKTEIARRLARLAQAPFIKVEASRYTEVGYVGRDVESMIRDLAEISVKMVREEARERVAVKAREGAEERLLDILFPPPTKVRRQAGITAEGRVQPIEEDSHRDTREKLRKLLREGHLDDREVEIEVSASATPMVEVFTPQGMEEMGFNMKELMNQIMPKKTRSRKVKIPEALELLTQEEAARLVDMESVAHDAIHRAEQSGIVFIDEIDKIAGRETSRGPDVSREGVQRDLLPIVEGSTVNTKYGAVRTDHILFVASGAFHTSKPSDLIPEFQGRFPIRVELGALTGDDFVRILTEPENALTKQYVALMATEGVKLTFTEDAVGALAEIAAQVNSRSENIGARRLHTVLERVLDELSFDAPERSDRTVVIDAAYVHRYLDPIVKDEDLSRFIL, from the coding sequence ATGGACGTTCCACAGGTAATGACTCCGCGCGAGATTGTCTCTGAGCTCGACCGTTACATTGTCGGTCAAGGCGATGCCAAGCGCGCCGTCGCGATCGCGCTCAGAAACCGCTGGCGGCGGCAGAACGTCGCACCCGAGTTGCGCGACGAGATCGCGCCCAAGAACATCCTGATGATCGGTCCGACCGGTGTGGGCAAGACCGAGATTGCCCGGCGATTGGCGCGCCTGGCGCAGGCGCCGTTCATCAAGGTTGAAGCATCCCGCTATACGGAGGTCGGCTATGTCGGCCGCGACGTAGAATCGATGATTCGGGATCTCGCCGAAATCTCCGTGAAGATGGTGCGCGAGGAGGCTCGCGAGCGGGTCGCGGTCAAGGCGCGCGAGGGCGCCGAGGAACGGCTGCTCGATATCCTGTTTCCGCCGCCGACCAAGGTTCGCCGGCAGGCCGGCATCACGGCGGAAGGCCGCGTGCAACCGATCGAAGAAGATTCGCACAGAGACACCCGCGAGAAGCTTCGCAAACTGCTCCGCGAGGGCCATCTCGACGACCGGGAAGTCGAAATCGAAGTTTCCGCATCCGCCACGCCGATGGTCGAGGTGTTCACGCCCCAGGGCATGGAGGAAATGGGCTTCAATATGAAGGAGCTCATGAACCAGATCATGCCCAAGAAGACCCGCAGCCGTAAGGTCAAGATTCCCGAGGCGCTGGAACTCCTGACCCAGGAAGAAGCGGCACGCCTAGTGGACATGGAGTCGGTCGCGCACGACGCGATTCATCGCGCCGAGCAATCGGGCATCGTGTTCATCGATGAAATCGACAAAATTGCGGGACGGGAGACGAGCCGCGGTCCCGACGTCTCGCGCGAAGGCGTGCAGCGCGACTTGCTTCCAATTGTCGAAGGCTCGACCGTCAACACCAAATACGGCGCGGTCCGCACCGATCACATCCTGTTCGTTGCCTCGGGCGCGTTTCACACCTCCAAGCCCTCCGATCTGATCCCGGAGTTTCAGGGACGCTTTCCCATCCGCGTCGAGCTGGGCGCGCTAACTGGTGACGATTTCGTCCGCATCCTGACCGAGCCGGAGAACGCGCTGACCAAGCAATACGTCGCCTTGATGGCGACCGAGGGCGTCAAGCTGACCTTCACCGAGGACGCGGTCGGCGCGCTCGCGGAGATCGCTGCGCAAGTGAATTCGCGCAGCGAAAATATCGGCGCGCGCCGCCTGCATACGGTGCTCGAGCGCGTGCTCGATGAGCTGTCCTTCGATGCCCCCGAGCGTAGCGATCGCACGGTCGTCATCGACGCAGCCTACGTGCATCGCTATCTCGACCCGATCGTCAAGGATGAAGACCTGTCCCGTTTTATCCTTTGA